In the genome of Actinomadura graeca, one region contains:
- a CDS encoding tryptophan 2,3-dioxygenase, which produces MADSPTMTYGGYLRLDRLLSCQEPKTEAHDELLFVIIHQVYELWFKQILHEAALLQRRLEEGNSAGSLHTARRITKILKTVVGQLDVLETMTPRQFASFRDALGSSSGFQSEQFRELEAVLGRRAFPASDIRDDERLRAAIARPSLFDSLLRYLAGRGHPVPERALSRDTSAAWEPDPEVQKVLVTVYADESGPAAEVCESLVDVDEGLQEWRYRHLKMVERTIGAKVGTGGSAGAEYLRSTLFAPAFPDLWEVRSQTEEVPVHGA; this is translated from the coding sequence ATGGCGGATTCGCCGACGATGACGTACGGCGGCTATCTGCGGCTCGACAGGCTCCTGTCGTGCCAGGAACCGAAGACCGAGGCCCACGACGAGCTGCTCTTCGTGATCATCCATCAGGTCTACGAGCTGTGGTTCAAGCAGATCCTGCACGAGGCCGCCCTGCTCCAGCGCAGGCTGGAGGAGGGCAACAGCGCCGGGTCGCTGCACACCGCCCGCCGGATCACCAAGATCCTCAAGACCGTGGTCGGGCAGCTGGACGTGCTGGAAACGATGACGCCCCGGCAGTTCGCCTCCTTCCGCGACGCCCTCGGCAGCTCCAGCGGCTTCCAGAGCGAGCAGTTCCGCGAGCTGGAGGCGGTGCTCGGGCGCCGCGCGTTCCCCGCCTCCGACATCCGCGACGACGAGCGGCTCCGGGCGGCGATCGCCCGCCCGTCGCTGTTCGACTCCCTCCTGCGCTACCTCGCCGGGCGCGGCCACCCCGTCCCCGAGCGGGCCCTGTCCCGCGACACCTCCGCGGCGTGGGAGCCCGACCCGGAGGTCCAGAAGGTGCTCGTCACCGTCTACGCCGACGAGAGCGGGCCCGCCGCCGAGGTGTGCGAGTCCCTCGTCGACGTGGACGAGGGACTCCAGGAGTGGCGGTACCGGCACCTGAAGATGGTCGAGCGGACGATCGGCGCCAAGGTCGGCACCGGCGGCTCCGCCGGGGCCGAATACCTGCGCTCCACGCTGTTCGCGCCCGCCTTCCCCGACCTGTGGGAGGTCCGCTCCCAGACCGAGGAGGTCCCCGTCCATGGCGCCTGA
- the mobA gene encoding molybdenum cofactor guanylyltransferase: MPFDAVVLAGGRARRLGGADKPAVPVGGRPLIEWVAAAAAGASRLVVVGPPRDVLPGAVLVREDPPGGGPVPALRAGLAEVRAGRTALLAADLPFLRPAHLVRLLREVDAARGRDGAVLVDGDGREQWLAGCWRTDALRAALAGYGGSSLRGVLAPLEPVAVALPDGPRPPWYDCDTPEDLARADDLAGPGVL, encoded by the coding sequence ATGCCGTTCGACGCGGTGGTCCTGGCCGGCGGCCGGGCCCGCAGGCTCGGCGGCGCGGACAAGCCCGCGGTGCCCGTCGGGGGGCGCCCCCTCATCGAGTGGGTGGCCGCCGCGGCGGCGGGCGCGTCCCGGCTGGTGGTCGTGGGGCCGCCGCGGGACGTCCTGCCGGGCGCCGTGCTCGTCCGGGAGGACCCGCCGGGCGGGGGACCGGTCCCGGCCCTGCGCGCGGGGCTCGCCGAGGTCCGCGCGGGCCGGACGGCGCTGCTGGCCGCCGACCTGCCCTTCCTGCGTCCCGCCCACCTCGTCCGGCTGCTGCGCGAGGTGGACGCGGCGCGCGGCCGGGACGGGGCCGTGCTCGTGGACGGCGACGGCCGCGAGCAGTGGCTCGCCGGCTGCTGGCGGACGGACGCGCTCCGCGCCGCCCTCGCCGGCTACGGGGGCTCCTCGCTGCGCGGCGTGCTCGCCCCGCTGGAGCCGGTCGCGGTCGCGTTGCCCGACGGGCCGCGCCCGCCCTGGTACGACTGCGACACGCCGGAGGATCTGGCCCGCGCCGACGACCTCGCCGGGCCCGGCGTGCTTTGA
- the icmF gene encoding fused isobutyryl-CoA mutase/GTPase IcmF, with the protein MTGQLHVPEHPVRFVTAAALFDGHDAAINIMRRILQSQGAEVVHLGHDRSVREVVDAVLEEDAQGVAISSYQGGHVEYFEYLSRSLKEAGAEHVKVFGGGGGVIVHEEIARLSDAGVRIFSPEDGQRLGLPGMINELVRECDVDLAADPAPAEGVVAGDRRALARAVTCLQAGALPEADRALLADAAGRRRVPVLGITGTGGSGKSSLTDELVRRLRVDQQDKLRVAVLAVDPTRRRGGGALLGDRIRMNSLDGDHVFFRSLATRGARELPENIEEIIGACKAAGYDLVILETPGIGQGDAAIVPLVDVSLYVMTPEFGAASQLEKIDMLDFADVVAINKFERRGAADALRDVSRQLVRNREAFGQRPEDMPVYGTSAATFNDDGVTALYRHLGGLLSGHGLHLEPGTLPEAATKVSTGAATVIPPARVRYLSDIADTVRAYHAGTARQVEAVRRVQRLEEVRAELTDAAEVEALLEKARRDVDPRDAGLVEGWPAVVESYSGDEQVVRVRDRELRTPLTRESLSGSRIPRVALPRYTDHGELLRFLRSENLPGRFPFTAGVFPFKRDNEDPARMFAGEGDPFRTNRRFKLLSEGQPATRLSTAFDSVTLYGRDPDERPDVYGKVGTSGVSIATLDDMKALYDGFDLSSPTTSVSMTINGPAPTILAFFLNTAIDQGMDAFREEHGREPSEEEAGQVRARVLSTVRGTVQADILKEDQGQNTCIFSTEFSLRMMGDIQEWFIANAVRNFYSVSISGYHIAEAGANPISQLAFTLANGFTYVESYLARGMDVDDFAPNLSFFFSNGMDPEYNVLGRVARRIWAVAMRDRYGANERSQKLKYHVQTSGRSLHAQEMHFNDIRTTLQALVAIYDNCNSLHTNAYDEAVTTPTAESVRRALAIQLIINREWGLAVNENPLQGSFVIDELTDLVEEAVLAEFDRISERGGVLGAMETGYQRGRIQDESMLYEQRKHDGSLPIIGVNTFRSPGAGDGTPDTIELARGTEDEKRSQLDRVRGYREAHRDGAEPALAALKEAARSGGNVFAVLMDAARVCTLQQITDAFFEVGGQYRRNV; encoded by the coding sequence GTGACGGGGCAACTCCACGTGCCGGAGCATCCGGTGCGCTTCGTGACGGCGGCGGCGCTGTTCGACGGGCACGACGCGGCGATCAACATCATGCGGCGGATCCTGCAGTCTCAGGGCGCCGAGGTGGTGCACCTGGGCCACGACCGCTCGGTCCGCGAGGTCGTCGACGCCGTCCTGGAGGAGGACGCGCAGGGCGTCGCCATCAGCTCCTACCAGGGCGGTCACGTCGAGTACTTCGAGTACCTGTCCCGCAGCCTGAAGGAGGCCGGGGCCGAGCACGTGAAGGTGTTCGGCGGGGGCGGCGGCGTCATCGTCCACGAGGAGATCGCCCGGCTGTCGGACGCGGGGGTGCGGATCTTCTCGCCCGAGGACGGCCAGCGCCTCGGCCTGCCCGGGATGATCAACGAGCTGGTCCGCGAGTGCGACGTCGACCTGGCCGCCGACCCCGCCCCGGCGGAGGGGGTGGTCGCCGGCGACCGGCGCGCCCTCGCCCGCGCCGTGACCTGCCTCCAGGCGGGCGCGCTGCCGGAGGCCGACCGCGCCCTGCTCGCCGACGCGGCCGGGAGGCGGCGCGTGCCGGTGCTCGGCATCACCGGGACGGGCGGCTCCGGGAAGTCCTCCCTCACCGACGAGCTGGTGCGGCGCCTGCGCGTCGACCAGCAGGACAAGCTGCGCGTCGCGGTCCTGGCCGTCGACCCGACGCGGCGGCGCGGCGGCGGCGCGCTGCTCGGCGACCGCATCCGCATGAACTCCCTGGACGGCGACCACGTGTTCTTCCGCTCGCTGGCCACCCGCGGCGCCCGCGAGCTGCCGGAGAACATCGAGGAGATCATCGGCGCGTGCAAGGCCGCCGGATACGATCTGGTGATCCTGGAGACGCCGGGCATCGGCCAGGGCGACGCCGCGATCGTCCCGCTGGTGGACGTGTCCCTCTACGTGATGACGCCCGAGTTCGGCGCCGCGTCCCAGCTGGAGAAGATCGACATGCTCGACTTCGCCGACGTGGTGGCGATCAACAAGTTCGAGCGGCGCGGCGCCGCGGACGCGCTGCGGGACGTCTCCCGGCAGCTGGTGCGCAACCGCGAGGCGTTCGGGCAGCGCCCCGAGGACATGCCCGTCTACGGCACCAGCGCCGCCACGTTCAACGACGACGGCGTCACGGCCCTCTACCGGCACCTGGGCGGGCTGCTGTCCGGGCACGGGCTGCACCTGGAGCCCGGCACGCTCCCCGAGGCCGCGACGAAGGTCTCCACCGGCGCCGCCACCGTCATCCCGCCCGCCCGCGTCCGGTACCTGTCGGACATCGCCGACACGGTGCGCGCGTACCACGCCGGGACCGCGCGGCAGGTGGAGGCGGTCCGCCGCGTCCAGCGGCTGGAGGAGGTCCGCGCCGAGCTGACCGACGCCGCCGAGGTCGAGGCGCTGCTGGAGAAGGCCCGCCGCGACGTCGACCCCCGCGACGCCGGGCTGGTCGAGGGCTGGCCCGCGGTCGTGGAGTCCTACTCGGGCGACGAGCAGGTCGTCCGCGTCCGCGACCGGGAGCTGCGCACGCCGCTGACCCGCGAGTCCCTGTCGGGGAGCAGGATCCCGCGCGTCGCGCTGCCCCGCTACACCGATCACGGCGAGCTGCTGCGGTTCCTGCGGTCGGAGAACCTCCCCGGCCGGTTCCCGTTCACCGCGGGCGTGTTCCCGTTCAAGCGCGACAACGAGGACCCGGCGCGGATGTTCGCGGGGGAGGGCGACCCGTTCCGCACCAACCGCCGCTTCAAGCTGCTGTCGGAGGGCCAGCCCGCGACCCGGCTGTCCACCGCGTTCGACTCGGTCACCCTCTACGGCCGCGACCCCGACGAGCGCCCCGACGTGTACGGCAAGGTCGGCACGTCCGGGGTGTCCATCGCGACGCTGGACGACATGAAGGCGCTGTACGACGGGTTCGACCTGTCCTCGCCCACGACGTCGGTGTCGATGACCATCAACGGGCCCGCCCCGACGATCCTGGCGTTCTTCCTCAACACCGCCATCGACCAGGGGATGGACGCGTTCCGGGAGGAGCACGGGCGTGAGCCGTCGGAGGAGGAGGCGGGGCAGGTCCGCGCGCGCGTGCTGTCGACCGTGCGCGGCACCGTCCAGGCCGACATCCTGAAGGAGGACCAGGGGCAGAACACCTGCATCTTCTCCACCGAGTTCTCGCTGCGGATGATGGGCGACATCCAGGAGTGGTTCATCGCCAACGCCGTCCGCAACTTCTACTCGGTGTCGATCTCCGGCTACCACATCGCCGAGGCCGGGGCGAACCCCATCAGCCAGCTCGCGTTCACGCTCGCGAACGGGTTCACCTACGTCGAGTCCTACCTGGCGCGCGGCATGGACGTGGACGACTTCGCGCCCAACCTGTCGTTCTTCTTCTCCAACGGCATGGACCCCGAGTACAACGTCCTCGGGCGCGTCGCCCGCCGCATCTGGGCCGTCGCCATGCGCGACCGGTACGGCGCCAACGAGCGCAGCCAGAAGCTGAAGTACCACGTGCAGACGTCCGGGCGGTCCCTGCACGCGCAGGAGATGCACTTCAACGACATCCGCACGACGCTCCAGGCGCTCGTCGCCATCTACGACAACTGCAACAGCCTGCACACCAACGCCTACGACGAGGCCGTCACCACGCCCACCGCCGAGTCCGTCCGGCGGGCCCTCGCGATCCAGCTGATCATCAACCGCGAGTGGGGGCTGGCGGTGAACGAGAACCCGCTCCAGGGGTCGTTCGTCATCGACGAGCTGACCGACCTCGTGGAGGAGGCGGTCCTGGCGGAGTTCGACCGCATCAGCGAGCGCGGCGGCGTGCTCGGCGCGATGGAGACCGGCTACCAGCGCGGCCGCATCCAGGACGAGTCGATGCTGTACGAGCAGCGCAAGCACGACGGCTCCCTGCCGATCATCGGGGTGAACACCTTCCGGAGCCCCGGCGCCGGCGACGGGACGCCCGACACGATCGAGCTGGCGCGCGGCACCGAGGACGAGAAGCGCTCCCAGCTCGACCGGGTCCGCGGCTACCGGGAGGCGCACCGCGACGGCGCCGAGCCGGCGCTGGCCGCGCTCAAGGAGGCGGCGCGCTCGGGCGGCAACGTGTTCGCGGTGCTGATGGACGCGGCGCGGGTGTGCACCCTCCAGCAGATCACCGACGCGTTCTTCGAGGTCGGCGGCCAGTACCGCCGCAACGTATGA
- a CDS encoding DUF6457 domain-containing protein, giving the protein MSVLEDWMRAACLELGLERGDIDRDLVLDLARDVAHGVARPGAPLTAYLLGLAVGRGAPARDAAARLTELAEGWQAPGHESAQAPAQESAPEPARDSPQGPAPAAGDGPPDAAEPGAAPAPAGSSEAVPGPAGAPVLDEV; this is encoded by the coding sequence ATGTCGGTACTGGAGGACTGGATGAGGGCGGCGTGCCTGGAGCTGGGCCTGGAGCGCGGGGACATCGACCGCGACCTGGTGCTGGACCTGGCCCGCGACGTCGCGCACGGCGTCGCGCGGCCGGGAGCGCCGCTCACGGCGTACCTGCTGGGCCTCGCGGTCGGACGCGGCGCGCCCGCGCGGGACGCCGCCGCGCGGCTCACCGAGCTGGCCGAGGGCTGGCAGGCGCCCGGCCACGAGTCCGCCCAGGCGCCCGCTCAGGAGTCGGCTCCGGAGCCTGCGCGGGATTCCCCGCAGGGGCCCGCGCCCGCAGCGGGTGACGGCCCGCCCGACGCCGCCGAGCCCGGGGCCGCGCCCGCGCCCGCGGGCTCGTCGGAGGCCGTGCCGGGTCCCGCGGGCGCGCCCGTCCTCGACGAGGTCTAG
- a CDS encoding MFS transporter, which yields MHTGTTADAPPGTGRRRRWQALSVCLVAAFMSLLDVSIVNVALPSIREGLHASDAALQWIVSGYALTFGLVLVPAGRLGDARSRRAVFMAGLAMFTAASALAGLAPGITWLIAARLVQGVAGGILNPQVAGFIQQLFQDAERGRAFGLLGGVIGVATAVGPLLGGGLIALAGPADGWRWVFHVNVPVGLVALVLAWRLLPEPVYEERRGLDPPGVLLLGAGVLCVLLPFVQEQQWQGAGKWLLVPAGGVVLAAFVAWERRTATPMIDLALFRLRSYALGSAIALLYFAGFTAVFFIFTLYLQNGLGYTALEAGLAITPFAVGSGVAAVIGGRVVTRYGRPLVAVGLGVVVVGLAAAWVAVELVPGRGVGWATALPLLVTGAGSGMVISPNQTLTLSEVPRTEGGSASGVLQTGQRVGSAAGIAATGSVFFATVAGTRGDWATAFRHGLVVVLVFVLAALAAAVADVVSGRLDGHGGG from the coding sequence ATGCACACGGGGACCACGGCCGACGCCCCGCCCGGCACGGGCAGGCGGCGCCGCTGGCAGGCGCTCTCGGTGTGCCTGGTCGCGGCCTTCATGTCGCTGCTTGACGTCAGCATCGTCAACGTGGCGCTGCCCTCCATCCGGGAGGGCCTGCACGCCTCCGACGCGGCGCTGCAGTGGATCGTGTCGGGGTACGCGCTGACGTTCGGGCTGGTGCTGGTGCCGGCGGGGCGGCTGGGCGACGCCCGCAGCCGCCGGGCGGTGTTCATGGCCGGGCTCGCGATGTTCACCGCCGCCAGCGCCCTGGCGGGGCTGGCGCCGGGCATCACCTGGCTGATCGCCGCGCGGCTGGTCCAGGGCGTCGCGGGCGGCATCCTGAACCCCCAGGTCGCCGGGTTCATCCAGCAGCTGTTCCAGGACGCCGAGCGGGGACGGGCGTTCGGGCTGCTCGGCGGCGTCATCGGCGTCGCGACCGCCGTCGGGCCGCTGCTCGGCGGTGGCCTGATCGCCCTGGCGGGCCCGGCCGACGGCTGGCGGTGGGTGTTCCACGTCAACGTCCCGGTCGGGCTGGTGGCGCTCGTGCTGGCGTGGCGGCTGCTGCCCGAGCCGGTCTACGAGGAGCGGCGGGGGCTCGATCCGCCGGGGGTGCTGCTGCTGGGCGCGGGCGTGCTGTGCGTGCTGCTGCCGTTCGTCCAGGAGCAGCAGTGGCAGGGCGCGGGGAAATGGCTGCTGGTGCCCGCGGGCGGCGTGGTGCTCGCCGCGTTCGTCGCCTGGGAGCGGCGGACCGCCACGCCGATGATCGACCTCGCCCTGTTCCGGTTGCGGTCCTACGCGCTCGGGTCGGCGATCGCGCTGCTGTACTTCGCGGGGTTCACCGCCGTGTTCTTCATCTTCACCCTCTACCTGCAGAACGGGCTGGGCTACACCGCGCTGGAGGCGGGGCTGGCCATCACCCCGTTCGCGGTCGGCTCGGGCGTCGCGGCGGTCATCGGCGGGAGGGTCGTCACCCGCTACGGGCGCCCGCTCGTGGCCGTGGGCCTCGGGGTGGTCGTGGTCGGCCTCGCCGCCGCGTGGGTCGCGGTCGAGCTCGTGCCGGGACGCGGCGTGGGCTGGGCCACCGCGCTGCCGCTGCTGGTGACGGGCGCCGGGAGCGGCATGGTGATCTCCCCCAACCAGACGCTCACGCTGTCGGAGGTGCCGCGCACCGAGGGCGGCAGCGCCTCCGGGGTGCTGCAGACCGGGCAGCGCGTCGGCAGCGCGGCGGGGATCGCCGCCACCGGGTCGGTGTTCTTCGCCACCGTCGCCGGGACGCGCGGGGACTGGGCCACCGCGTTCCGGCACGGCCTGGTCGTGGTGCTGGTGTTCGTCCTGGCGGCGCTGGCGGCGGCGGTCGCGGACGTCGTCAGCGGCCGCCTCGACGGCCACGGCGGGGGATGA
- a CDS encoding helical backbone metal receptor gives MTDHAAGPATGGGGPARDDTGTPVRVPERVRRVVSLVPSLTETVADAAPGLLAGATDWCTHPEGLDVPRVRGTKNPDLERIAELRPDVVVGNTEENRPADVEALRAAGVPVWMTEIRGVGEALRSLRRMLAEACRVPEPAWLDEADRAWAGAAPVWADGPRAAVVPVWRRPWMVVGRGTFTGDVLARLGVANVYAGHPERYPKIPLDELNAAGADLAVLPDEPYRFTAADGPEAFPGLDAALVDGRYLTWYGPSLVDAPAVLSRQLAAARRHRDA, from the coding sequence ATGACGGACCACGCGGCGGGACCCGCCACGGGCGGCGGCGGCCCGGCCCGGGACGACACCGGCACGCCGGTCCGCGTCCCGGAGCGGGTCCGCCGGGTCGTCTCGCTCGTCCCGTCCCTGACCGAGACCGTCGCGGACGCCGCGCCCGGCCTGCTCGCCGGGGCCACCGACTGGTGCACCCACCCGGAGGGCCTGGACGTGCCGCGCGTCCGGGGCACCAAGAACCCCGACCTGGAGCGGATCGCCGAGCTGCGGCCCGACGTCGTCGTCGGCAACACCGAGGAGAACCGCCCCGCCGACGTCGAGGCGCTGCGGGCGGCGGGCGTCCCGGTCTGGATGACCGAGATCCGCGGCGTCGGCGAGGCCCTGCGGTCCCTGCGCCGCATGCTGGCCGAGGCGTGCCGCGTCCCGGAACCCGCCTGGCTCGACGAGGCGGACCGCGCCTGGGCGGGCGCCGCGCCCGTCTGGGCGGACGGGCCGCGCGCGGCCGTCGTCCCGGTCTGGCGGCGCCCGTGGATGGTCGTCGGGCGCGGCACCTTCACCGGTGACGTCCTGGCCCGGCTGGGCGTCGCGAACGTCTACGCGGGCCACCCGGAGCGCTACCCGAAGATCCCCCTGGACGAGCTGAACGCCGCGGGCGCCGACCTGGCCGTCCTGCCCGACGAGCCCTACCGGTTCACCGCCGCCGACGGCCCGGAGGCGTTCCCCGGCCTGGACGCGGCGCTCGTCGACGGCCGGTACCTGACCTGGTACGGGCCGTCGCTCGTGGACGCGCCGGCGGTGCTGTCCCGGCAGCTCGCCGCCGCCCGCCGCCACCGGGACGCCTGA
- the moaA gene encoding GTP 3',8-cyclase MoaA, with product MLADTFGRVATDLRVSLTDRCNLRCSYCMPPEGLDWLPKPELLTDEEVLRLVGIGVRDLGITEVRYTGGEPLLRRGLPGIVRATAALTPRPQVSLTTNGIGLDRLAAPLADAGLDRVNVSLDTLDAATFKRLAHRDRLGDVLAGLAAARDAGLEPVKVNAVLMRGINDHEAVPLLRYCLEHGYRLRFIEQMPLDAQHGWKRADMITADEILDRLSAAFTLRPDEAHARGSAPAEAFLVDGGPAAVGVIGSVTRPFCGACDRVRLTADGQIRNCLFATEESGLRDALRGGATDAELAGRWRAAVRAKRPGHGIDDPSFLQPSRPMSAIGG from the coding sequence GTGCTCGCCGACACCTTCGGCCGCGTCGCGACGGACCTGCGGGTCTCCCTCACCGACAGGTGCAATCTGCGGTGCTCGTACTGCATGCCGCCGGAGGGGCTGGACTGGCTGCCCAAGCCGGAGCTGCTCACCGACGAGGAGGTGCTCCGCCTCGTCGGCATCGGCGTCCGCGACCTCGGGATCACCGAGGTCCGCTACACCGGCGGGGAGCCGCTGCTGCGCCGCGGCCTGCCGGGCATCGTGCGGGCCACGGCCGCGCTGACGCCGCGTCCCCAGGTGTCGCTGACCACCAACGGCATCGGGCTGGACCGGCTGGCCGCGCCGCTCGCCGACGCGGGCCTGGACCGGGTCAACGTCTCCCTCGACACCCTGGACGCCGCGACGTTCAAGCGCCTGGCGCACCGCGACCGGCTCGGCGACGTCCTGGCGGGCCTCGCCGCGGCCCGGGACGCGGGCCTGGAGCCGGTGAAGGTCAACGCGGTGCTCATGCGGGGGATCAACGATCACGAGGCCGTCCCGCTGCTGCGGTACTGCCTGGAGCACGGCTACCGGCTCCGGTTCATCGAGCAGATGCCGCTGGACGCCCAGCACGGCTGGAAGCGCGCCGACATGATCACCGCCGACGAGATCCTCGACCGGCTGTCCGCGGCGTTCACGCTCCGGCCGGACGAGGCGCACGCCCGCGGCAGCGCCCCCGCCGAGGCGTTCCTGGTCGACGGCGGCCCGGCGGCCGTCGGGGTGATCGGCTCGGTGACCCGCCCGTTCTGCGGCGCCTGCGACCGGGTCCGGCTCACCGCGGACGGGCAGATCCGCAACTGCCTGTTCGCCACCGAGGAGTCCGGCCTGCGCGACGCGCTGCGCGGCGGCGCCACCGACGCCGAGCTCGCCGGCCGCTGGCGCGCCGCCGTCCGCGCCAAGCGCCCCGGGCACGGCATCGACGACCCGTCCTTCCTCCAGCCCTCGCGCCCGATGTCGGCCATCGGCGGCTGA
- a CDS encoding FAD-dependent oxidoreductase codes for MAPDRTRGAGRVAIVGGGLAGCLLAVLLGRRGIEVTVYERRPDPRVAGAERGRSINLAISARGLAALEQVGLRDRSLKQALPMHGRMVHPRGGEPNFQPYSADGERHINSIGRAELNRSLLDTAESTPGVRLVFSQRVTGVDTKAGALLLEDAGGRPLTEPADVILAGDGAYSAVRGSLRPDGDTDVLEHGYKELTVPPKDGEFALDPDALHIWPRGTSMMIALPNLDRSFTCTLFWKKSDFTALGTPGAVTAYFAEHYPDVAGLMPGLAEDYARNPVGSLVTVRCWPWVRYGDGAIVALLGDAAHAIVPFFGQGANCAFEDCIEIDRCLTEADGHWPRALSLYQERRKANTDAIAEMALDNFVEMRDRVSSPVYRAKQAAVHALERRLAGRYVSRYELVSFSTMPYAEIPSRIRRQNRMLAAAVLGAGAAVGLGAGVLIPRRGRRGGR; via the coding sequence ATGGCGCCTGACCGCACGCGCGGCGCCGGGCGGGTCGCGATCGTCGGCGGGGGCCTCGCGGGCTGCCTGCTCGCCGTGCTGCTCGGCCGCCGCGGCATCGAGGTCACCGTGTACGAGCGGCGCCCCGACCCCCGGGTGGCGGGCGCCGAACGCGGCCGCTCCATCAACCTGGCGATCTCGGCGCGCGGGCTCGCGGCGCTGGAGCAGGTGGGGCTGCGCGACCGGTCGCTCAAGCAGGCCCTGCCCATGCACGGGCGGATGGTGCACCCGCGCGGCGGCGAGCCCAACTTCCAGCCCTACAGCGCCGACGGCGAACGCCACATCAACTCCATCGGCCGCGCCGAGCTGAACCGGTCGCTGCTGGACACCGCCGAGTCCACACCCGGCGTCCGGCTCGTGTTCTCCCAGCGCGTCACCGGCGTCGACACCAAGGCGGGCGCCCTGCTGCTGGAGGACGCCGGCGGCCGGCCGCTCACCGAGCCCGCCGACGTGATCCTCGCCGGGGACGGCGCCTACAGCGCCGTCCGCGGGTCCCTGCGGCCCGACGGCGACACCGACGTCCTCGAACACGGCTACAAGGAGCTGACCGTCCCGCCGAAGGACGGGGAGTTCGCGCTCGACCCGGACGCGCTGCACATCTGGCCGCGCGGCACGTCGATGATGATCGCGCTGCCCAACCTCGACCGGTCGTTCACCTGCACCCTGTTCTGGAAGAAGTCCGACTTCACCGCGCTCGGCACGCCCGGCGCCGTCACCGCCTACTTCGCCGAGCACTATCCCGACGTCGCCGGCCTCATGCCCGGCCTCGCCGAGGACTACGCGCGGAACCCGGTCGGGTCGCTGGTCACCGTCCGGTGCTGGCCGTGGGTGCGCTACGGGGACGGCGCGATCGTCGCGCTGCTCGGCGACGCCGCGCACGCGATCGTCCCGTTCTTCGGGCAGGGCGCCAACTGCGCCTTCGAGGACTGCATCGAGATCGACCGGTGCCTTACCGAGGCCGACGGGCACTGGCCGCGCGCCCTGTCGCTCTACCAGGAGCGGCGCAAGGCCAACACCGACGCCATCGCCGAGATGGCGCTGGACAACTTCGTCGAGATGCGCGACCGGGTGTCCTCGCCGGTCTACCGCGCCAAGCAGGCGGCCGTGCACGCCCTGGAGCGGCGCCTGGCCGGACGCTACGTCTCCCGCTACGAGCTGGTGTCGTTCTCCACGATGCCGTACGCGGAGATCCCCTCCCGCATCAGGCGGCAGAACAGGATGCTCGCCGCCGCCGTCCTCGGCGCCGGGGCGGCCGTCGGCCTCGGCGCGGGCGTCCTCATCCCCCGCCGTGGCCGTCGAGGCGGCCGCTGA
- a CDS encoding MarR family transcriptional regulator: MPDTPDTTLDPIAEAHRQWSARWPDHADHMAAVTSVIRAQQLLLGRIEAVLKPYGLTFAAYEALRLLAFTRTGTLPMGKMGVRLMVHPASVTNVIGRLEQRGLVGRGPSPADRRVVLATITGAGRELAEEATAALNESGFGIADLSAAEAERIAAALRPVRVSAGDLSP, encoded by the coding sequence ATGCCCGACACGCCCGACACCACACTCGATCCCATCGCCGAGGCCCACCGCCAGTGGAGCGCCCGCTGGCCCGATCACGCCGACCACATGGCGGCCGTCACCTCGGTCATCCGGGCCCAGCAGCTCCTGCTGGGCCGGATCGAGGCCGTCCTCAAGCCGTACGGGCTGACCTTCGCCGCCTACGAGGCCCTGCGCCTGCTCGCCTTCACCCGCACCGGCACCCTCCCGATGGGCAAGATGGGCGTCCGCCTCATGGTCCACCCCGCGTCGGTCACCAACGTGATCGGGCGCCTGGAGCAGCGCGGCCTCGTCGGCCGCGGCCCCTCCCCCGCCGACCGCCGGGTCGTCCTCGCGACCATCACCGGCGCCGGGCGCGAGCTGGCCGAGGAGGCCACGGCGGCGCTCAACGAGTCCGGCTTCGGCATCGCGGACCTGTCGGCCGCCGAGGCCGAGCGGATCGCCGCCGCGCTGCGCCCCGTGCGCGTCTCGGCGGGCGACCTCAGCCCGTGA